A window from Chrysemys picta bellii isolate R12L10 chromosome 20, ASM1138683v2, whole genome shotgun sequence encodes these proteins:
- the LOC101945003 gene encoding intelectin-like protein, protein MKQFALLLLLIHVTRGRPCDGSGGGAALKLAIRDLLEKWEDTYVSPSPQSNQTYQSLPRSCKQIKATQIRAVDGIYTLRTENGETYQTFCDMTTKGGGWTLVASVHENNAYGKCTNGDRWSSQQGNNVNYPEGEGNWANYNTFGSAVGSTSDDYKNPGYYDLQAQDLSVWHVTNKTPLKEWKNRSILRYHTETGFLPSEGGNLLRLYQKYPVKYGAGVCKTNNGPAVPIIYDYGDAQQTASYYAPAARTEFVPGYIQFRVFNTDKAAMALCAGVKVTGCNTEHHCIGGGGFFPEGNPVQCGDFPAFAWDGYGTHQQWSVSKEMIESAVLLFYR, encoded by the exons ATGAAACAATTcgctctcctgctgctcctcatCCACGTGACCAGGGGCCGCCCTTGCG ATGGGAGCGGGGGTGGTGCTGCACTGAAGCTCGCCATCCGCGACCTGCTGGAAAAGTGGGAGGACACGTACGTCAGCCCGAGCCCCCAGAGTAACCAGACCTACCAGAGCCTACCCCGCAGCTGCAAGCAAATTAAAGCCACCCAGATCAGGGCTGTAG ATGGGATTTACACCCTGCGCACCGAGAACGGCGAGACCTACCAGACCTTCTGTGATATGACCACCAAGGGGGGCGGCTGGACCCTGGTGGCCAGCGTGCACGAGAACAATGCCTACGGCAAGTGCACCAATGGCGATCGCTGGTccagccagcagggaaacaaTGTCAACTACCCAGAGGGAGAAGGCAACTGGGCCAATTACAACACCTTCGGCTCTGCAGTGGGCTCCACCAGCGATGACTACAAG AACCCTGGTTATTACGATCTTCAAGCCCAGGACCTGTCTGTGTGGCACGTAACCAACAAGACGCCCCTGAAGGAATGGAAGAACAGGTCCATCCTGAGGTACCACACCGAGACTGGCTTCCTGCCCTCAGAGGGGGGGAACCTCCTCAGACTCTACCAG AAATACCCAGTGAAATACGGCGCTGGCGTCTGCAAGACCAACAATGGCCCCGCCGTGCCCATCATCTACGACTATGGCGATGCCCAGCAAACTGCCAGCTATTACGCGCCAGCTGCCCGAA CTGAATTCGTCCCCGGCTACATCCAGTTCCGCGTATTTAATACTGACAAGGCGGCCatggctctgtgtgctggggtGAAAGTCACCGGCTGTAACACCGAGCAT CACTGCATAGGTGGAGGAGGGTTCTTCCCAGAAGGGAACCCGGTTCAGTGCGGCGATTTCCCTGCCTTTGCCTGGGATGGCTATGGAACCCATCAGCAGTGGAGCGTATCCAAGGAGATGATTGAATCCGCAGTGCTGCTGTTCTACCGCTGA